Part of the Ammospiza nelsoni isolate bAmmNel1 chromosome 25, bAmmNel1.pri, whole genome shotgun sequence genome, TGAGAATAATACTATTCCAGAGGAGGTGGACTCCAAGAATTTCACGCGGTGCTTTGAGCGCTACGACACCACGGGCGGTGTTTCAGCTGTTCTTGCCATTCATGTCATCATCTGCATCCTCTTCTAcatcattttccttttaatactAGGTTGGAACGTTGTCATCATCAGGACCCTGTTCTCCAAGTCAGTGCGCCCACGGAAGAGCGCTCACGTCAAGCAGAGGGCCCTGTGGATGGTGTGCATGGTGCTGGCCGTGTTCATCATCAGCTTTGTGCCCCACCACATCGTGCACCTGCCCTGGACCCTGACTGTCCTGGAGCAGTGGCAGAAGGAGAACTGTCAGCTGCGCCAGCAGCTCAACGATGCTCACCAGGTGACTTTGTGCCTCTTGAGCACCAACTGTGTGCTGGACCCGATCATCTACTGCTTCCTCACCAAGAAGTTCCAGAAGCACGTTTcagaaaacctgaaaagcatGAGAGGGAGCCGCAAATGCTCCAGGCAAACGACTGATACAATCATTGAGGGCACTGTTCACCAAGAGGATGGCATCAGGATCTGTTAGGGCCACTTGGTGTTTTCTGATTGCACATGGAGAGGTGGGAATTATTCACTCATCTTTTCTCAAGAAGAGGTACCAAGGGACACAACAGAGGATCaggattttacattttctttttcccattaGACAGAAGAATGGATGCTCAGTTCTTCTGTCACATGCAAAGGGCAGAACTGGAACCTGCAGTAATTTGGCAGCAAAGCTCCTTGTGTCCAGGCTGGTGTTCTCTCTCATGGGCACTGAGAACAGCTCAGATGACTGctttaacatgaaaaaaaatgtgtcactgagcctctgcagtgagcagctAGAAGCTGAGTGTACCAAAATTACCCACTGTGTCAGTCCAGACAGCACCAACCTGCTCCTCCGCCTGCCCAGCTCTCACAGTGGATCCAGTATCAGAGCTGTGAGGGACTTCTGAAATACCTGGAAGAACAGATggagctctgagtgccatcAGGGGGCTCTTCTAAGCAGCTTACATGGTCTGGTGAAGAGAGTCTGAGCTAATGAAGCTCTTGAGTGGCTGTAAGGGACATAGTCCATGGAattcctcagctgctgtcaaAGAGATCTGCACCTCTGATCCCTTCATTCCTTCTTAGCAGCTCACACGGTCTGCTGGGACCCAAACAGATGTCTGGGAGCAGCTATTATGAATCTTTACTTGCAAATCTTGGGTCAGTAAAgtagggaagggaaggaaaggaagagaaattgGCAGTCCCTAGCTTACCTCCCCCCTCCCTCCACCAGATCAGCATTATTGCCAAAGGACACTATGGTCTGCCCTGGCTTCCTGTGTGAAAGCAGAACTGGCCAGCCAGTGGCCTGTGCACTCAGTTCAGTAATTTCTGACTGACTGCAGACACCCAGTCTTGCTCAGGAGGCTCCAGATAACAGAGGGCTACTGTCAGCATGGGCATTAcgataaggagaaaaaaaagcttaaaatgcTTCTGTATCTTTctacttatttatt contains:
- the PTAFR gene encoding platelet-activating factor receptor produces the protein MMSGKGKGGAEGSADFYIACHIDSEFRYSLFTVFYSIIFILGFVANCYVLWIFSRIYPTKKLNEIKIFMVNLTVADLLFLITMPMWIVYYHNHGDWIMPEFLCNVAGWFFFVNTYTSVAFLMVITYNRYQAVTNPIKAAQLTTQRRGIYLSAAIWIIIVGSSLYYLFENNTIPEEVDSKNFTRCFERYDTTGGVSAVLAIHVIICILFYIIFLLILGWNVVIIRTLFSKSVRPRKSAHVKQRALWMVCMVLAVFIISFVPHHIVHLPWTLTVLEQWQKENCQLRQQLNDAHQVTLCLLSTNCVLDPIIYCFLTKKFQKHVSENLKSMRGSRKCSRQTTDTIIEGTVHQEDGIRIC